In Polaribacter sp. Hel_I_88, the following proteins share a genomic window:
- a CDS encoding SDR family NAD(P)-dependent oxidoreductase — MNIKEQFNLEGKVAIITGSSKGIGKAIAKGLAENGAQVVISSRSQEASDEVAKEFTAEGLKAIGIACHVGKEEQRKNLVTKTIEAFGSIDVLVNNAAINPVFGPIEEVNPAIFDKIMDINVKAPWSLSNLVLPHFKANKNGSIINIASVEALTPGFGLGIYSTSKAAILMLTKNQAKEWGQYGVKANAICPGLIKTKFSAALWQNEKILSKIEKSLPSARMGMPEEMVGLACLLASDAGNYMTGGVYTADGGFMITG; from the coding sequence ATGAACATAAAAGAACAATTTAATTTAGAAGGAAAAGTTGCCATAATTACTGGTTCTAGCAAAGGAATTGGAAAAGCTATCGCAAAAGGTTTAGCAGAAAACGGAGCACAAGTTGTAATTTCTAGTAGAAGTCAAGAAGCTTCTGACGAAGTTGCCAAAGAATTTACAGCAGAAGGTTTAAAAGCAATCGGAATTGCTTGTCATGTTGGAAAAGAAGAGCAACGTAAAAATTTGGTAACTAAAACAATAGAAGCTTTTGGTAGCATTGATGTTTTAGTTAACAATGCAGCAATCAATCCAGTTTTTGGCCCAATAGAAGAAGTAAATCCTGCAATTTTTGATAAAATTATGGACATAAATGTAAAAGCACCTTGGTCTTTATCAAACTTGGTTTTACCACATTTTAAAGCGAATAAAAACGGAAGTATCATCAATATTGCTTCTGTAGAAGCATTAACGCCCGGTTTTGGATTGGGAATTTATTCCACAAGTAAAGCTGCTATTTTAATGCTGACAAAAAATCAAGCTAAAGAATGGGGACAATATGGAGTAAAAGCCAACGCAATTTGTCCAGGTTTAATTAAAACAAAATTCAGTGCTGCTTTGTGGCAAAATGAAAAAATACTAAGCAAAATTGAAAAATCGTTACCAAGTGCAAGAATGGGAATGCCAGAAGAAATGGTAGGTTTGGCTTGTTTATTAGCTTCGGATGCTGGAAATTATATGACTGGTGGAGTTTATACTGCTGATGGTGGTTTTATGATTACTGGGTAG